The stretch of DNA CTGATTTCAGAGGTCGCCCCGCCGCCGCTGCGATTCGGGCGATATGACCAGTATGTGGTCTGGTTTTTCGCCTCCCAAATCCCCGAGGCAACAGTCAAGCAGATTTTAGATGAGGCGCAGTGGGAGGTTTTTAAACCGCAGGTAAGGCAAGGGAAGGGCATGCAGCAAACACTTCGGCGCGAAGGGTATATCCCTTGATCTTAAAGGCACGTTTTTCATTCGACCAATTGCCGGAAGGCACGAATTTGATGACTCAAACCAAACCACGACGACCCAGACGCACCCGCTCGCCGCGCTCTGTCAGGCATCTGCTGCTTGCGGCGGTTCTGGGAGGATTGATTCTCTCGCCCGCTGTGTCGCCCGCAGTGGCGAAAGCGCAGGCACCATTGCCGGGTATCCGCCACGGCGACGTTGTGCCCCGCGATGTCCGCGAAATGTATGACCGGGGTTTGCAATACTTGGCCACCACGCAAGCGGCGGATGGCTCCTGGTCCGACGGCCAAACCGGCCCCGGCGTCACCGGCTTAGGGCTGATGGTGTTTCTCGCATCGGGAGAAGATCCGAATTACGGGAAATACAGCAGTAACATCCGGCGTTGTTTGCGGAGCATTATTTCCGAACAAAACGCGGGGACCGGTTTTTTTGGCAACAGTATGTATCACCACGGATTTGCCATGTTGGGCCTGGCGGAGGCCTATGGAGCGGTGGATGAGCGCAACCTGTGGCCCGTCGGCAAAAAGAACAATGCTCGCTCAATCGGCGAAGCGTTGGAGTTGGCCGTCCGCGCCGCAATCACGTCGCAGAAAAAAAACCCACTCAACGCATGGCGATATTCGCCCGATTCCAACGACGCGGATACCTCGGTCAGTGGATCGGTGATGGTCGGGTTGCTCGCCGCCCGGAATGCGGGGATCGAAGTTCCCGACACGGCCATCGATAAAGCCGTCGCCTATTTCGCCAGCATGACCTCCGGGTCGGGCGAGGTTGGCTATTCTGGCTTGGGTGGGTTTGGTGAATCGTTGGCGCGGAGTTCGATTGCCACTTTGGTCTATGCCGTCGCACATCGCAAGGACTTGGACAAATATAAAGCGACCGTCAAATATCTCACCGACCGAGTGGAAAGCGAAGCGGGCAGTTGGCCGGAATACGCCCGCTACTATCAGGCGCAAGCGTTGTTTCAAGGGGACGTCGAAGCCTGG from Symmachiella dynata encodes:
- a CDS encoding prenyltransferase/squalene oxidase repeat-containing protein, with the translated sequence MTQTKPRRPRRTRSPRSVRHLLLAAVLGGLILSPAVSPAVAKAQAPLPGIRHGDVVPRDVREMYDRGLQYLATTQAADGSWSDGQTGPGVTGLGLMVFLASGEDPNYGKYSSNIRRCLRSIISEQNAGTGFFGNSMYHHGFAMLGLAEAYGAVDERNLWPVGKKNNARSIGEALELAVRAAITSQKKNPLNAWRYSPDSNDADTSVSGSVMVGLLAARNAGIEVPDTAIDKAVAYFASMTSGSGEVGYSGLGGFGESLARSSIATLVYAVAHRKDLDKYKATVKYLTDRVESEAGSWPEYARYYQAQALFQGDVEAWEKWNKILIRRLKTVQQADGSFQGQFGASLSTSMNLLALALNYRFLPIYER